GTTTCAGGGTCATGTTGGTTTGGTATTTTAGTCTGAGTTTTTTTGACGCAAGAGAAGATAGTTAATTCAACTGCTCGTAAGCTTTCAGAGTCAAAAATTCCTCGAGGGTTTCGCTGGCGATAAGGTCGTCGAAAAGTTTGGTGGCGGCGGGGAAGTGGCCGTTTTTATAACGGGATTCGCCGCGCTCGGTTTGGATGCGCGCGAGTTCTTCCTGGATGAATTGGCGCACGAGCGGGAGCGTGACTTTGCGGCCGTCGTCGAGGATGCCTTTGGGATTATGAATCCATTGCCAGACCTGGGTGCGGGAAATCTCGGCGGTGGCGGCGTCTTCCATCAAATTATAGAGCGGCACGCAACCGAGGCCGCCGAGCCACGCTTCGATGTATTGGATGCCGACGCGGATATTGGCGCGGACGCCTTCCTCGGTGATCGGGCCTTTGGGGACTTCGATGAGTTGCGCGGGCGTCGCGGAAACGTCGGGGCGCTGGCGATCCATTTGGTTGGGCTTGTCGCCGAGGACGCGGTCGAATTCTTCTTTGGCAATCGCCACCAAGCCGGGATGGGCGACCCAGGTGCCATCGTGGCCGTCGGTGGCTTCGCGGCGTTTATCTTCGCGAACTTTGGCCAGGGCTTTTTCGTTGGCGGCGGGGTCGTTCTTGATGGGGATCAGCGCGGACATGCCGCCCATGGCGAAGGCGCCGCGTTTGTGGCAGGCCTGAATGCACGCGAGCGCGTAGGCGCGCATGAAGGGCGTGGTCATGGTGACCTGGGCGCGGTCCGGCACAATGAAATCGGTGTTGCGCGCGAATTTTTTGATGTAGCTGAAAATATAATCCCAGCGACCGCAGTTGAGGCCGGCGCTGTGATGGCGGAGTTCGTAAAGAATTTCCTCCATCTGGAAGGTAGCGAGAATCGTCTCGATGAGCACGGTGGCCTTGACGGTTCCCTGCGGCACGCCGAGCAGATTTTGCGCGAGGACGAAGACGTCGTTCCAAAGGCGCGCTTCGAGATACGATTCCATTTTCGGCAAATAAAAATAAATACCGGAGCCGTGCTCGTGGCGGTATTTGGCGTTGTGAAAAAAGTAGAGCGCGAAATCGAACAGGCTCGCGGATGCCGGATGACCGTCCACGCGAAGGTGTTTTTCGTTGAGATGCCAGCCGCGCGGGCGGACGAGGATGGTGGCGACTTTTTCGTTGAGCTTGTAGCTTTTGCCTTCGGGATTTTGATACGTGATCGTGCCACGGATGGCGTCGCGCATATTGATCTGGCCATCGAGCGTGCCCGGCCAGGTGGGCGCGTGGGAATCCTCGAAGTCGGCCATGTAACAGTTCGCGCCGGAGTTGAGGGCGTTGATGACCATCTTGCGGTCAACGGGGCCGGTGATTTCAACGCGGCGATTTTGCAGATCGGCGGGGACGGCATCCACGCGCCAATCGCCTTCGCGAACGGATTTGGTCTCGGCGGGAAAATCGGGAAACTGGCCGGCATCGAGAGATTTTTGGCGGAGCTTGCGTTCCTCAAGGAGTTCGAGGCGGCGCGGGTTAAAGGCGCGCTGGAGTTCGCAGAAAAAATGAAGCGCGCCGGGCGTGAGGATTTCGGCGTGGGCGCCTTCGGCGGGCGTGAGGACTTCGAGGCCGTGGGGCAGTTTGGTTTGCATCGGGAAAAATTTACGATTTAGGATTTACGAGTTACGCGCTAAATGATGGATTGTTTGTGGGATATTAATGGGAAAACGCGGTGGGAGGCAAAAGGAATAAATTCGGCCACAGATTGAACACGGACGAAACACGGATTTTTTAGAATTGACGCGTCATTGGCCGCTTGTTTGATAGTCGGCAATGACGAGTGATAAGGATGAGCGGACGACTCAATTAAAGACGCATCGGGTGGGACTTCTGCTGGCGTTGCTTTTCCTGTCGTTGCCTGGGCTGACATCCGCCCAGAATGCTGAACCCAATGTAACGCGAGCCGAGGCGTCGCCTGAGACAAAAACTTCATCCCTGCCGACAATTCGAATGGTGTTCTTCACGCCGGCGGATATTTTCGTGCCGCCGAATGTTCAAGAGAGGTTGACCAGGATCGCAAAAGTTACCGAGACGTTTTTTTCCCGAGGGATGGAGCAATGGGGTTATCCGGCGGCGGTGACAAATATATTTCAACGCACGACCAACGGAATGGTCGAGGTCTTGAATGTGAAGGGAGAGCAGCCGGTGGCGAGCGGAAAATATTCCAAACCGAATTTTGCGCGGGAAGTCATTGCGTCGGCGGCCCGCCAATATGGCATCGCGGAGAAAGGGCAGGTATGGTGGATTTTTGTGTGCTTGGGAGATCCGCCGGCGAACTTTGGAGACTTTCGCGGAATAGGCAATCCTCGCGATGGCGGTTGGGCGATGGTCAATTACAACACCCGACCGGGCGAGGTTCGGGCGGACCTGGGATTGGCAGAGGGTTTCAATGGTAAAATTTTTATGAAGGGAGCTATCCACGAATTGGGCCACGCGCTGGGATTGCCTCACACCGGGCCGGATATTTCATTGGGCCGCGGAAATTCGTTGATGGGGCCGACGACCGCGCTTTACGCCGCCAGGAAATATCCCACGCCGGAAAAGATTTATCTGTCGGAGTCATCGGCGGCGATGCTGTGGAGGCATCCGATTTTTTCTGGAAATTCAATGGGCGATGCGAAATTGCCGAAAATCAAATTGGTTGATTACAAGGCGTCGTTTAACCAGGCAGAGGACATGGTGACGATTTCCGGCAAGTTGGTTTCCGATCAAAAGGCGCATAGTATCGTCGTGATTGATGACCAGGGAAAAGAATATTGGAACCGAAGTTACGTTGCTCGAATTGGCGAAGATGGGAGGTTCCAAATCCGGATCAACCAACCGGCTAAGGCCGACGGTTACCATCAGATCGTGTTTTGTTTTGACAACGGGATCGTGACGGGCGACGGGAACCATTTGGTCTTTCAAAGCCACTGGGAAATCAGGAAAGCCTACACCTGGCGGAACGACGCGTTTCAGTTTGATAATTAAACGAGGGGAATTTATTGCGGGACGGTGCGGAAATATCTTTGGGGGGTGTTGGTGTAGATGAAATCCTGATAGGTGAAAGTGCCGCCCTGATTGGTGATGGTGGCGATGGTCAGCCAATCGGAAAGATTGGTGGAGGTTTGCAGATTGAAAAGACCATTGGACGTTACGGGCGAATTCCAAGTAAAGCTGGCGACCGGCTGTAGGAATGACGACGGCCCGAATAAGAGAAAATGAAATTCAGAGGTGTTGGTCAGACTGGAATTGATCGGATAGACAACGGGTGCGTTAGTGGTTCCATCGAATGATGCCCATAACGGCAGAAAGGTCGTGGCATTTGCGGGGGAATAGTTGGGATCGTTATAGATGAGGCTGGGGCCGAGTTTGTTAAAATTGATGGTGATCGGCGGTTGGATGACGCCGGGGCCGTCCTGCAAGGGAGCGCCATTGTTTATCCAGTTAGAAGTGCCGGTGCGGGAGACATTGTTGTTTCCAATGTATTTTGCGGTGAAGAGAATGTCCGGCTGGGTCAGGGTGCGCTCGACGGTTTGATATTGGATCACGCCGTTCGTGATGTAGGCATCAATGTATATATTAGTAAAGGGCGGAAAGATGCTGGAGATGATTGAATCGAAATTTACGCGCTGGAAGGTGATCTTATTGACGCCAGGGCGAAGCGCCGTCCTCACGAAATTTGTGCCAAGGCCGTGAACATCGGGCAAGAGGCTTTCGAGCGCGAGGTTGTTTGTGCTGAGCAGATAGGCGAGGCCGCCGGCGTCGTCGGCGGTGAGGCTAGAAAAGTATGTTCCGGTGGAAAGGCCATCGCC
The Verrucomicrobiia bacterium genome window above contains:
- the aceB gene encoding malate synthase A, yielding MQTKLPHGLEVLTPAEGAHAEILTPGALHFFCELQRAFNPRRLELLEERKLRQKSLDAGQFPDFPAETKSVREGDWRVDAVPADLQNRRVEITGPVDRKMVINALNSGANCYMADFEDSHAPTWPGTLDGQINMRDAIRGTITYQNPEGKSYKLNEKVATILVRPRGWHLNEKHLRVDGHPASASLFDFALYFFHNAKYRHEHGSGIYFYLPKMESYLEARLWNDVFVLAQNLLGVPQGTVKATVLIETILATFQMEEILYELRHHSAGLNCGRWDYIFSYIKKFARNTDFIVPDRAQVTMTTPFMRAYALACIQACHKRGAFAMGGMSALIPIKNDPAANEKALAKVREDKRREATDGHDGTWVAHPGLVAIAKEEFDRVLGDKPNQMDRQRPDVSATPAQLIEVPKGPITEEGVRANIRVGIQYIEAWLGGLGCVPLYNLMEDAATAEISRTQVWQWIHNPKGILDDGRKVTLPLVRQFIQEELARIQTERGESRYKNGHFPAATKLFDDLIASETLEEFLTLKAYEQLN